One Podospora pseudopauciseta strain CBS 411.78 chromosome 4, whole genome shotgun sequence genomic window, CCAGGCAACTAAGAAACAGGCTCCTCAAACCTCAAACATACGTACAGAGACACCTTTTGAGACTTGCGAGCAACTCTGTAAAAGGTAATCTAGGTACCACAAGATGGTGACACTGATCACCTTATCCTTTTCCTCACTCTCATCtaacatttttttttttttttttttttttttttaacgAGCAATCCAATATTCGGGGATGTGTTACATAAAACCCCAGTTTTATCCCATCCCCTGTCAAACCATTTCcccatatatatatatatacatatatCTTGGCAAAACACACTTAAATCTCACCAAAGTAAACACCAACCTTTCCACCGGCTTTTCTTCCACATttctcaccaacaccacaagCCTACTTTTCCGCAGCACTAATCCAGGAGATACTGTATGTTTTCCATTTCAccactccacccccctcactaACCTTTGTCagtccccccccctcctcaatgACAACCCCCGTCCCTACTCCCCTCCTtaaactccccctcctcctccacctcctgaCCGAAacccccgcctccctctccttttTGTTCTTCCCCCATTCCCAACTCCCCTCCGCATCCCCCcaagccctcctcatcctccaaaaCTACggcggcctcctcctctcgaCCAACCTAATcaccctcatcttcctcctccgaccAAACTTCGACTCTTTATCTGCGCTTGTGGCGCTGTCACTGGGGAGTTACCACATCTGGCCTATCTACCGGGCTTATGCCCGGCTCAACCTCGCACaagggaagaggaaaaaCGAAGAGAAAATCCTGGGGGGACCGGTGGTGCACTTTTGGGTTCATGTCTTTTGTCTAGTTTCGCTGGTCGGGAGTGGGGTTTTTGGGCTGGGGTGAGACATCAATGATACGGTGAAAGTGACTTGACAGGACGGGGTTCTTGGTTATGGATGAAAGAtaggtgatggggttgaaaGAGTAGGCAAACAGGCACGGCAGAGATACACATGTTGTGCAACTTTAGCTTCCGAGATCAatgcctcaccaccacagacATCTAGGGAGATAAAATCATGACAGACACTGGCGCCGAGCGGTGTCACAATACATCACCATAAACATCAGATACAAACCTCTCTATGCCGTACCAATCCCCTACCtaataacaacaacacatcAAGCACCCGAGAACACAAACATCATAAAAATACAATCTTGTCCTATCTTCATACTTGACATAAGTTCCAGAACACTGACTTTTCCTTCTCATCCACCAAGAGCCAGTCCTCCACACCATCACTAGAGAACCGCACTGGTACACACAGATAGAAGAAACGACCGAGAGGGGGGTATTTGGTGATTGTGTGATGCCATTTTTGTCTTTGTCATCCGAGCCCATAACAGCTCCCGAAAAATTCCCAACCACCCCAGGAAAAACAACCGTAGAACGCCAGTCCCGAGAGTCGGTTGATGAGATAAAAacaaataaaaaaaacacaaTTATCCCGTCCCCCCTGCCCCAAatccttgttgttgttgttgttgttgttgttgttgttgttgatgttgctggtgagTGAGTAGTAGTGGTGATAATCTGCAAAGATGGCCGCGCCATTTTGCAAAcataaaaaagagaaaaaggacaaaaaaatgttccttccttcccctccatcccataCTAAAAAAACTCCCACCAGCCAAATCATAAGCAAGTCTACCGCAAGTTACATGACCATAACGTATCAATGTCATAGCAAATGCCACGATAATCATCTCGTTAGCTGTGCGCCCTCGTTTCATAACCTCCCGAAAGAAAAATCCCTTCCGATGCCGAACCTCCTCGACCGGGCACGTTGGACGAGAAGAACATCATGTTGCGCTGCTAAAGCTGGTATCAAAAACTTTTCCCGACCCCCTTGCGCAAGATCGACCGAGAAGAACCGAAAGGAAACAGATAAGAAAGCGCATCCCCAAAGGAAAAAAGTCGGGCTTGCTGTGCGAATCATTCGTATTCGTGTCGCCGCATCTaagccttctcctcggccttctcctcggccttgggCTCCTCACCCTTGGCCTCGCCAGTGGCTTGAGTCTTGACGTACTCGTCATAGACGTTCATGGCCTCGCCGACCTTGGCGTTGAGAGCAGCCTCATCCTCGATGCTAGAGTCAAAAGGTTAGCACAGTGTTCTTCAATGCCACAGAAACAAGCGGAAGAGCTTACAGGTTGATGAGCTCCTGgttctccatctccaagaGCATGCCGGTGATTTTGCCAGCGAGCTCGGGCTGGATGGCCTGGATCTTGGGGAAGAGGCTCTCGCCGAGGATCTGCTTCTGCTGGGCAGGAGAAGCGGCAGCGGCGAGCTGGGTGTGGAGAACAGCGGCGATGTTCACATCGGCGGGACCAGCGGAGGGAGCACCGCCACGGCCGCCGGCAAAGCCACCGCGGTTGCCGCCGGCACCACGGCCCATGCCGTTCTGGGATCTGCCGTTGGGAGGGAAGCCGGCGACGGGGCCACCGGGGATCTGAGGAGGCATGCCCTGCACGCCACGAGGGCCAGGACCGCCACGGCCACCTTGGATAGCAGCAGCCTGGATCTGCTGCATGGCAGCAAGGAACTGAGGGTTATTGGGCTGGGCAAAGTTGGGAGGGAAAGCACCCATGGGGTAGATGGGCATCTGCTGGGGAGGCATGCCGCCACGGCCGCCCTGCTGACCAGCGTAGGGAGGGTACTGGCCGGGACGACCACCCTGGGGAGGGATGCCCATAGCTCCCTGAGCGAAGGGCATGCCGCGGCCGCCGGCGGGGGGCATAAAGCCAGGCTGCTGCCCGGGAGCATAGTAAACTGGCTGTTGCATAAACTGCTGAGGAATACCAGCCTGGGCGGCAGCCTGCTGCATGCGGAGCTGGTTGCGGGCTTGGATGCTGGCCTCGAGCTGGCTCTTGCGAACATCCTTGCGCTGAGCGAGAGCGACGTAGAGGGGCTTGTTGTCAATCATGCGCTGGTTCATCTCGGTGACGGCCTTGGTGGCATCGTCGGG contains:
- a CDS encoding hypothetical protein (EggNog:ENOG503P81U; antiSMASH:Cluster_6) — its product is MTTPVPTPLLKLPLLLHLLTETPASLSFLFFPHSQLPSASPQALLILQNYGGLLLSTNLITLIFLLRPNFDSLSALVALSLGSYHIWPIYRAYARLNLAQGKRKNEEKILGGPVVHFWVHVFCLVSLVGSGVFGLG